Part of the Cydia pomonella isolate Wapato2018A chromosome 5, ilCydPomo1, whole genome shotgun sequence genome is shown below.
catgttcgtcaatatataaactaaaaacatgcaaaactaacTAAatgcgcgcaaggcaaaggcgcacGAGTtagacaaacagccaattaaaaaaatgtaaaaaagctaatattttcgtatttcttttcGACGGACGGAGATCAAATCGATGAAATGTTATGATTATTCATTAATATttagagataatttaatctataaattatgtttggtgtgataaaacctctttgatctaacatttgaaacctaattttgtttaaaaaaaaatattactcgaccaaattaagaaggctccgtttccatgcatattatttgcaatcttcttaactcagtcggataatataatgaaaaagcccaagtgttataatatactgaaaaagcacgcgtgtttaatatctaggattatgagccaaaaatcggtggaataaaaacgtcgttttaaGCAAGTGTGTTGAAGAGTAAGTTACGTATTGGACGCGTCATTCACTAAGACGCGCGCTTTGACACGTATTGTCGTGTTGTtaagggttagatttgacaaatctgcacgtcatcgtggatgacacgaactatagacgTCAACGAATATGTCAATATAAAACTGGTGATAGCCGTATCTGTCGCATtcgaattttatattttatgactgAGGACTTTGAGGAGGGAATTCGTCCGTAATTAAACaactttttacatgttttttgaATCAACTCTTTCTTGTCTTGCAAGAATTGCCCTTAATGATTATTAGTTCAACTTCTGTAAGTTTTAACATGGTCAAAATTAAACAAGAGATCCGGCAGACATAAAAATACgtctaatttatattaaaaaaaaccggcaaagtgcgagtcggagtcgcgCATCGAGAGTTCCCTACAAACCTGTAGTAAAAGTTCATCCATCACGACAATCGggtcatatcaattattaaaaatatttgtattatataatgtaattaaaaatttacagttttggcaatttttcctttatctgtgctataagacgttgcttcgtgccaaatttcaagattctttcAAGGTtgacgggaagtaccctgtaggtttggAACCCTTTGCAAGTGTCGataatttgcggcataaacggctgtatcttttgattgcgttggcttagaagtttgattttttctcagctccaagggacagtagacctgagtatttgatataaattccaccttgatacctccacgcattCCTGAGAAAAACGGTCTTgacagagagacagacggacggaaggacaagaaagtgatcctataagggttccgttttttcctttcgaggtacggaatcctaaaaattgGGTAACCCAATGGACAAAaccttattttaatacaaaattgtGAGTCAGCTTTGTCCACAGTaagcttattgagcttactgtgggtctaagttgatttgtgtaagatttttaCCTCAATCCAAttgtgtttgtttatgtttatgtacatttattgtaaactacaataaagagtattgtattgtataatatgtatatatcatataaatatacagCCATTTGAAAACAACATTACCTATACAATGAGCCCTCAAAAAACAATAATCATATCAAAATACGGGCATATCCGCGACCATCAGACGGTTATCAGTGCAACTGATAAGCGCCGATAACGGGGTTCATTGACGTCGGACGCGATTACATTTATTAATGCATTTGCATATTACAATTAATTGATCTTTAATTTGTCTGTTTATGTCTGAGTGTTGCGGTTTCAATGACGCATTGAGAGAAAAGTGATTGCACAATAGttagtaagtaaacactttattgtacgagaaaaagaaatatataacataaacgtgtagtacaaaggcgaacttatccctaagagaaGAGGGATCTCATCCAGTTAACCTATACCGATAGAGTAATAAAACTATACCTAGTAGTTAACTTTTTTGTGAGAATAGTTCCAGATGaactacttatattaaaaaaaaaattacagttatgGTGCCACTTTACCGCGCTAGTGCgttaattagcacattatgtcgaaaatttaaagagttATATGTAAAACGGTGTACGATACATGAATAGgttattcgcaactcgtgtcgatttaaaacacttccttcgaacgtgttttaatttattgcaactcgttgcgaattccctatttttcgcacttgtattgtaactATTATATACGGCTACGGTTAAATAAGGTGCATTGGGGTACATTCAAAAACTCGAAAGCGGGTTAATTATGAAAATGACAAATATTGACTAAACTAGAAGCAATTCCTATCTAAAAACCTTCTACAATCTTCTTCTTTAGTATCTATTAAAATGATCTTTCGATTAATTTGTCTGGTATTTCAACTGTCATTTATGTATTCAATGTTATTAACTGGTCTAACGcgatttaatttcattatttcacCTTTTATCCGACGTCCGGATACGTCTTCCGTCTTCCGTGACCACagctaaggtagaagtactagtgctcgacgctgcactagtacttgacatgggcactttatgtcaaagtgacaaggattaagttcgaataagttgttcaaatttaacctatattaccatgaaataaagtgcccatgtcggtgactagtgcagcgtcgagcactagtacttcaaCCTTAGTACAACCTGGCTAAAACGtcagataaaaggtaaaataatgaaattattctGAACATAAAAATTTTAGATAcccaaatttttttaattttttttatattttgtcgATCGTATTTAACTAATTAACATGAACAATTTATCCTGTtgacagttatttatttatcctcatgtatttaattaagtatataggAATTTCCTATAGTGGCACTATTTATAATACTGATCCGACATataccggtttggcctagtgggtagtgaccctgcctacgaagctgatggtctcgggttcaaatcctggtaacggcatttatttgtgtgatgagcatggatatttgttcctgagtcatgggtgttttctatgtatctatgtATTAGCACACTGTAAACCTTTGTTCCAATCCAAACATATACTGCCTCTTCCGTCACtctatatttttgaaatgtgtatttttattaagaaacataTGTCACTTTTTGAAATTATCACAACGAACTCCAAGAGAGGGACGCATAGAAATAAGTTACTATTACCTATAACTAAACTAGCGTTATCCAGAAAAAAACGTCTACTGTATGgctatcaaattatttaataccctttctgatgaatttaaagaattgcacctacatacatttaaaaGAACATTGTTTGATCATTTAATTGAGAATTGTTACTATTCTGTAGATGAATATATTATcaattgtaaattataattaaattttaatatttcacgaatgttataatttataaaaaatgtatttaaaattttgttacttttagaATTGCATGAATAATTGTACTGTGTAAGTTTAGCTTTTACATTTTGTACATAGTTAGTTTAGCTAGTTAGTAAGTAGAATTAACAAGAATCGTGCTGTAATTAAACATTtaacaccttgtatatatacgcttgtttaacgcaaataaacgatcattcattcattcattcattcattcattcatcttTTCGTTAAGCTATTAGATCattgtagatatttttaacgcgtagtttgatccgctacttttgaaaCTGACTGttccgatttttggctcataatcctagatatatCACACGCCtgatttttcattatattatccgtgTGAGTTAAAAatgtaactgattgctaataatatgcatggaaacggagccttcttaatttggtcgagtaatatttttttttaaccaactattaggttttaaatgttagttcaaagaggttttatcacaccaaacataatatATCGATTAAGGTATCTCGtgaattacattaatgaataaacataacattttatctatTTGATCTTCATCCGTCGAATAggaatacgaaaatattagctttttacatttttttaattggctgtttgttgattttgttcgcgcctttgccttacgtgcgcattggaatcgtgcgtaaaaaaaataacgcgccagccattttccgttatttgtcataaaattggaatagttttgcatgtttttagtttatatattgacgaaaaagtcattttcaagcattgaaaatgaagaacacataaaattgacgctgccagtaatactagaGACAAGAgtcgagaacgatagccttttaccatcaaaatcgggtgaatatAATTGGCGGTATATGAAACTTTtaagcaaaaacgcccagtctttcttggaaaatgtgttggtagcttacttcaatgaactggcgaataagtgcctacaagcccagcacgctttggtgcaattattcgatgttaaaactttaagccaccattttgaatatTGTACTTTTagtgttttgacaaaaacaaatctaaattaatttttaacaaggaGAAACGTCTGCGAttgatgctattaagcttaaataaaataaaataaattaaattaaatttattctaagcttttaaacaaatcttatttataagttttgttttttcctcgcaagtgtgttgaaaaacgtcgtatgaaacgcgtgtgcattggtcattacccacatcggctttctggCGCGCAGAATaacgcctcgtgtgtaatgaccaacttagcacacttgtatcataatgtactatttctttcttttggcctcagaagtttACTGCGTGGTTAACTTTCAGCTTCTGCGTGAGCACcttgtataaattataaaaatgccATCTCCTAAAGAAACAGTGATTCAGTCCTCGAGGCCTCCTCAAGACCTCAGCCTCCGAAAGACTTGGCCACTTTTTCTGTAGTATAGGTTTGACCTCTATTTCAGTTTAATTATAAGCTGTGAAGCCCTCAACCAAGCACacttctatctatctatctagcTCTGAGAAGTTTAAAGCGTGTGATATAGCACTCAAGAACTAGAAGAAATACTAGTAGAATTAGTGGAAATAGATTTCAACCAAGAAAAAAGTGTAGCTCAAAGCCAGAAAAATAATTCTGAAGTGCGACCCGAAAAGAGAAGAATTGTGATTTTAAAGCCAATCGTCGTGATTTATGTACGAACGCGTCAGAGGTCGCGGCGAGACACGCGTTGGGCTAGCACCTGCATGTCCTGGTGGATGCCCTGCAGCTCCTTGTGCAACCCTCGGGACTCCTCCAGCAACGCGTCCAGCCTCCGAGCGGCCACTGTCAAACTGTCCTCACTTTCACTATCACTGTCTTCTTCTACCGACAATGCGAGCTTCCCTAATCTCTCCCGTTCCACTGCATCCTTCAAACCACCACCTCGCTTGATAAACTCCAAGTATATATCCTTCTTTTCACTTGTCTCATCCTCCGCATCACGTAATTCATCAGCTAACGACCGACCCTTTTTCTGTGGAGGTTTTTCTTCCGGTTCTGGAGTCGTAGGCTCAGTTGTGTAAGGTTCTTTAGCAGTTCGATGGAGAGGTTCTGGTGAATCTGCTGAAAAACCATAAGGACTTGGGGATAGAAGCGCTCTTTGCAAGAATCTTCTAGTGTCTTCGTCAAGCGGTCGAGTTAAGCCTCTTCTTGAGACTGGTCGGACTATGGCTTCTAAGCTCTCACGTCCAGGGTCATCAGGTCTGAGCAACTCCAGTATTCTTGCTCTTGGCGGGGAGATAGATGAAGATACGTCAAACTTGGCAACAAGCTTTCCTTTTTCTGGTGACGTGTGGATGTCTCCGGTCGGGGTGTAGGCGCGGAGGTTTTCGTTGAGCATTCTGTAGTTTTTGTGTTTGACGTTACCTTCGGGGGGTAAAGCGAGGGTGGGGCAGTCCGCGGCGTCGGGCTCCGCGATCTCTATGAGAGCGGGCGAGGCTGCGCGCGCGCTCATGTCGCCCGCTATAGCTACACTGACGCTTGCGCGTAAAACGaattattgaataataattacatgcGTTAAGGACTACTGTGGCGCGCGGCCGGGTGCATACTGTAATTGATGCGCGCACTAATTCAATTTGCTTCTATTTACAGACTTGAAATCACGCACGGGCTTAGAACTTCACTTTTAAATAGATTTTACGATGGTGTTGTAGTTTACTGGTTTAAAGCTGGAATCTTTTTAATAcgcatatttaaagttaatataAGGTGttaacaaattagttaccgatattttaagaggtggcacatattaaaacaacttattttaaatagaaattaagaaaacttttcatatcatttttttcttttcatttacaACTGACAACacttattcttcttcttttaaaatatggcttccttaaaattatgatgattttgccaatgtcaagttacgttgtaagttttaagtgtgctcgtagagcatgacgttgttcggtagttgcttttagtaaagagatagctggactttactaaaagccacgatggattgccggatgttgattaaaatatggttaaacgcgtttcaagattagtttgtcattagctgcacacttccacgatagtccactgcataataagctatcgatattacactttaaactacatgaatcagcaaaacacaaaaaaaaatctaactaatttgctagagtcagaccaagataagttggcagccatTTTAATAGCCcacacagtgcaagtgttattttaaacgtcaaacatctatgaaattatgaagtttacttaacacttgcacaggctgcaTCAAAATCGCCAACTTAACTTGGTTTGACTTTAGCACCTTATATAACAGAGCTATGACACTTCTTTAAAGCGTGTGCGATTTATTGATTTGACCTTAATGATATGAAAAGACAGACGGACTGGGCGAAGATAATAAGTTGTTTATTTACAAAGAAATTGTATACGTAGTAGATAACACAGCATTGTTTGCAGCTAATGGCCTAATTAAATAATTGATGGCACTTGTTCCAGTGATTAGGCAAAGACAACTTCTAaattaaatatgtcatttagATAGTTCTGAGAATATAAAGTATattgtcatcatcatcagtagggctaagatggtcggctctttatcatatgtcaccatgtctgtcacgttctaacaagtatgttagcGCGAAAgagacgggcatagtgacaagtgataaaaatggtacCGTGATGCTAccgctgtagggctaatatggtcggctctttatcaattgtcactatgtctgtcacgttctaacaagcatataagtgcgaaagtgacgcatggcatgacaggtgataaaatgcgaccatgataccgctgctgcacggctagcacatgacgggcgcgacagtcgacaggcgagaaaatgccgcgacatagagctttctcgcgaatcggtagcataagacgcgcgcgacaacccgctgtctcgcggacaaatgtcaaagcgacataattttgtcgtttgacagttccacgcgggatactctcgaaactcgtagcacaagtgcactatgggagagaaaatatcccgcgtttcaacgtcaaaaggagagaaactgtcttcgaggctagagggtcgcgagaagcatattttgtcgaagttttgttgactttggtcctaaaagaaagttaattttctatattttgtatttatttcatactacagcaattttctgtgtaattttaatatgaatcctgagttttatgatttgtccgttagctaggtaggtaaggtgtaggtacgtggtattgctttataacatacctattaagatacctatatctatatcatgccggtaataacaaaatgattgtattttttcacatttacttgtttgttctcttaagttaaatgaaaacccgacagaaaaattaaaagcctaAGACTGTGCCACTACATCAACAAAGCAAACAGTTTGATGGCGAATTGACTGGAGGgtgattaatagaaattactttgtggaaatccgtattaattgatacaaaaatattacttcgctaatccacgaaataattaagtgctagttaatcagtgctaacccgttacacttacacgcgtattttttacagttAATGCATGCAACCTAgcacctaaaaaatatatacgcaaatagttaaataaaccaccacctaagtacaaaaactcgtcacgtgcttcaattgattgtgggatataaaccgcggtcttggggtttaattataggtatatccgagtactaatgatttataatatgtgtacaaaaacgcaccacctagagaggatgggagaggatcgtactgtgagaagagtgtatgtggtgcacccgggtggaaaacgtccgtctgggcgtcccagataccgctggagtgacgaagtcctaaaagacctgttcgccctcggaatacccaactggcgtgaagtggcgcaggatagggcagagtggcgctctcttgcctcagaggccaagatcttgtttgggtcactgagcgagtgaagtagtagtagtagtacaaaaacgcaatgtattttaaaactttggagaaagccttcagattgggtaaggtaacctacacctactgtacttaggtacctattacttaccctaactaggtgtctaagtacacttttgttactatatacattattttattatacgcagataataaaataatgcaaagtaatgaatctggcagcccaactcaacctccaccttacaaaaggccacggccgtaatacgagtattctgtagttaccaccctaatgtacgattcccaccgattggctggagtcaggccgcaccggagcgcatttttaatgtgcctatatattatatatcgcagaagcgatagaatccgtccggaggcgtctccgcgtccgcgagcagccgaccggcttgcggccacataaatgtgaaatgcgatCCGATGCGAAATATCTAAAAGAggtcagagtaaataaaataacttaatgtttttgtgtatttgcaatatgagaaaacttaaaaaactaacgctgcatccatagatcgctaaaatacaaaacgcaaaaataactcattgtttttaacattcgagtgtcgttgtatggagtaggttcccaacttgagcccttctatgtcctccgtggcaggatggctgcgcccagcagcagcatgcttaggtataggcgccgtgtttgatgacagacttgtgcatgtcatcaatctatcttcaaagccagcggtgcagcaactagccagccacaaggaagatatgctggggattatcatgagatcttcagtcttcttcgtaaagatggtagctttcgggtaatctcaattatctttaaaaaacaccaatcattcgtaaggggtggtatttaattattaggtaggtaattatctttagatataataatgtactccaacttgtaacgagaaagcgaatcaaattatgattgacacattgacatttccgacttcaaaataatatttgctatttctttaatcttaatactgcgAGAAGGAGACAAAGTTATCGCGACTAGGGACGCTCCGTTTCTAAAgctgactattcattatttttccgattatgttagtaccgattcagtgttgccacgaaagaaaagtttgttccaagtataaatggccacactggctaagtcgcgcgcgggatggctctctcgcgtggaattattttctcgatctgccaacttatgctaccaaaatcgagaaactgacaggtcgagatagaaatttgtgacacgcgactgttgtttctcgcggcgcgagttatcccgcgtgtaat
Proteins encoded:
- the LOC133518392 gene encoding uncharacterized protein LOC133518392; translated protein: MSARAASPALIEIAEPDAADCPTLALPPEGNVKHKNYRMLNENLRAYTPTGDIHTSPEKGKLVAKFDVSSSISPPRARILELLRPDDPGRESLEAIVRPVSRRGLTRPLDEDTRRFLQRALLSPSPYGFSADSPEPLHRTAKEPYTTEPTTPEPEEKPPQKKGRSLADELRDAEDETSEKKDIYLEFIKRGGGLKDAVERERLGKLALSVEEDSDSESEDSLTVAARRLDALLEESRGLHKELQGIHQDMQAQCVRAGRCAAAARALDAECRSLRFLDDVLALLRGDVTAASARSWPFALPTRLPGRNYIV